A window of the Paralichthys olivaceus isolate ysfri-2021 chromosome 5, ASM2471397v2, whole genome shotgun sequence genome harbors these coding sequences:
- the xpnpep3 gene encoding xaa-Pro aminopeptidase 3: MLPSSSGAWFRSAVKLLPPSRRSPGCVWCPARSVSLKPGGLKPKTVPPRYLGQPSPFTHPHLIKHGEVTPGLSQTEYELRRHRLASLIEAQADRLGPSVSSSNHVVVVLSHPTRFMTNDIPYPFHQNQDFLYLSGILEPDSALVLYGKGRPDQAILFVPRRDPGRELWDGPRSGKDGAAALTGIERVHSTEELGLVLKALKGTVLWYDNSQPAHPRLHQAHVCPVLEAGPMPRSLRPLIHSLRALKSSAEVALMQEAGRITAQAFRRTMALSQGDVDEAVLFAKFDFENRIHGANFLAYPPVVAGGNRANTLHYINNNQIIKDGEMVLLDGGCEYFGYVSDITRTWPVNGKFSAAQAELYEAVLEVQHSCLSLCSPNVSLDHIYSTMLVLLGRQLRRLGIIKTSTSDADVLKAARRYCPHHVGHYLGMDVHDTSELSRSQPLQPGMAITIEPGLYICKDSDQAPERFRGLGIRIEDDVVIRDKGGPLILSSDAPKTIADVEQACAQR, encoded by the exons ATGTTGCCCTCCAGCAGCGGAGCCTGGTTCCGCTCCGCCGTCAAACTGCTGCCGCCGAGCAGAAGGAGTCCAG GATGTGTTTGGTGCCCAGCCAGAAGTGTTTCTTTAAAACCAGGAGGTTTGAAGCCAAAGACGGTTCCACCACGGTACCTGGGCCAGCCCAGCCCTttcacccacccacacctcattAAGCATG GTGAGGTGACCCCAGGCTTGAGCCAGACAGAATATGAGCTCCGCAGACACCGACTGGCTTCGCTTATCGAGGCCCAGGCAGACAGGCTGGGACCCTCTGTGTCCTCCAGCAACCATGTGGTCGTCGTCTTGTCCCATCCGACCCGCTTCATGACCAACGACATCCCTTATCCCTTCCACCAGAACCAG GATTTCCTTTACCTCAGCGGCATCTTAGAGCCTGACAGTGCCTTGGTTCTTTATGGGAAAGGGCGACCAGATCAGGCCATCTTATTCGTCCCCCGCAGAGACCCTGGGCGAGAGTTGTGGGACGGGCCCCGCTCAGGGAAGGATGGGGCGGCTGCTTTGACCGGCATCGAGAGAGTTCACAGCACCGAAGAGCTGGGTCTTGTGCTCAAGGCCCTTAAAG GCACCGTGCTTTGGTACGATAACTCGCAGCCTGCCCACCCTCGGCTCCACCAGGCTCACGTGTGTCCTGTGCTGGAGGCGGGGCCGATGCCACGCTCTCTCAGGCCCCTCATACACTCTCTCAGGGCCCTCAAGAGCTCAGCAGAGGTGGCGCTCATGCAAGAAGCAGGACGCATCACAGCACAG GCTTTTAGGAGGACGATGGCTCTGTCTCAAGGAGACGTAGATGAAGCTGTGCTCTTTGCGAAG TTTGATTTTGAGAATCGGATCCATGGCGCCAACTTCCTGGCGTATCCCCCTGTGGTTGCTGGTGGAAATCGAGCCAATACTCTTCACTACATAAACAACAACCAGATAATAAAG GATGGAGAAATGGTGCTGCTTGATGGTGGCTGTGAATACTTTGGTTATGTCAGTGATATCACTCGCACATGGCCGGTAAATGGAAA ATTCAGCGCTGCTCAGGCGGAGCTGTACGAGGCCGTCCTGGAGGTCCAGcactcctgtctgtctctgtgttcccCGAATGTTAGTCTGGATCACATCTACAGCACCATGCTGGTTCTGCTGGGGAGACAGCTCAGGCGGCTCGGGATCATTAAGACCAGTACCAGTGATGCAGATGTACTAAAG GCTGCTCGACGTTACTGCCCCCACCACGTTGGTCATTACCTGGGCATGGATGTTCATGACACTTCTGAGCTGTCCCGCTCACAGCCTTTACAGCCAGGAATGGCCATAACTATAGAACCAG gATTGTACATCTGCAAGGACAGTGACCAGGCGCCAGAGCGTTTCCGTGGCCTGGGCATCAGAATTGAGGATGATGTGGTGATCCGAGACAAGGGAGGCCCTCTGATTCTGTCCTCTGACGCGCCAAAGACCATCGCTGATGTAGAACAGGCCTGTGCCCAGAGATAG
- the st13 gene encoding hsc70-interacting protein yields MDPRKVAELKGFVQRCESNPGILHLPEMSFFRTWLLGMGATIPPPPKTEESCHGGCPCGPPPASASPPEPAPPAMSESEESEIEIDKEGVIEPDTDEPQEMGDLENADVTEEMMDQADVMKMEAINALGEGDLQKAVDLFTGAIKLNPCLAILYAKRASVYIKMQKPNAAIRDCNRAISINPDSAQPYKWRGKAHRLLGHWEEAASDLATACKLDYDEDASAMLKEVQPKANRIIEHRRKYERKREEREVKEKQERVKKAREEHARAQREEEARQSGGGFFPGAAGFPGGPPPGMGGLGDLLKDPELLSAMKDPEVMAAFQDVAQNPANISKYQSNPKIMALVTKLSSKFGASPQP; encoded by the exons ATGGACCCACGAAAAGTGGCCGAGTTAAAGGGCTTCGTGCAGCGGTGCGAGTCCAACCCTGGGATCCTGCACCTTCCAGAGATGAGCTTCTTCCGGACCTGGCTGCTGGG CATGGGAGCAACGATCCCTCCTCCACCCAAGACTGAGGAGTCATGCCAC GGTGGCTGTCCTTGTGGACCTCCCCCTGCATCAGCTTCACCTCCTGAACCCGCTCCTCCTGCAATGTCCGAGAGTGAGGAGAGTGAAATAG AAATCGACAAAGAGGGAGTGATTGAGCCAGACACCGATGAACCACAAGAGATGGGAGACCTTGAAAATGCTGAT GTCACAGAGGAGATGATGGACCAGGCCGATGTGATGAAGATGGAGGCAATTAATGCTCTGGGAGAAG gtgATCTACAGAAAGCGGTGGACCTTTTCACCGGCGCCATCAAGCTGAATCCCTGCTTAGCCATCCTGTACGCCAAGAGGGCAAG TGTCTACATCAAGATGCAGAAACCAAATGCAGCCATAAGAGATTGTAACAGAGCCATCAGCATCAACCCAGACTCTGCACAGCCTTACAAGTGGAGGGGGAAAGCTCACAG gcTTCTGGGGCATTGGGAGGAGGCGGCCAGCGATCTGGCCACAGCCTGTAAACTGGACTACGACGAGGATGCCAGTGCGATGCTGAAGGAGGTCCAGCCTAAG gCTAACAGGATCATTGAGCACAGACGCAAATATGAGCgcaagagagaagaaagggaggTCAAGGAGAAACAAGAGCGGGTAAAGAAAGCAAGAGAGGAGCACGCACGGGCTCAGAGG GAGGAAGAAGCGCGACAGTCTGGCGGAGGATTTTTTCCAG GTGCTGCTGGATTCCCAGGTGGACCCCCTCCGGGCATGGGAGGTCTTGGTGACCTCCTGAAGGATCCTGAGCTTCTCAGTGCCATGAAG GACCCTGAGGTGATGGCTGCCTTCCAGGATGTGGCGCAGAATCCAGCCAACATCTCCAAGTACCAGAGCAACCCCAAAATCATGGCACTCGTCACCAAGCTAAGTTCCAAATTTGGAGCTTCACCACAACCATAA